The sequence tttttgttgcatcatcttgctgcatcagctctccatgtgcggcgccactcctgggtgggctgcacttttttcaaatgggttactctccttgtggggcacactccttgcacgtggggcacccctacatggggactcccgtgtggcatgacactcctcacatgtggcagcactgcgcgtgggccagctcaccacatgggtcaggaggctctggggatcaaaccctggaccctctttatggtagacagatgctctatcagttgagccatgtttgCTTCCCCTTGTACTAATTTTTATGACAAATTTTATATTATACCCATTTGAGAATTCTGTAAATGCTATGGCTTCATTAAGCAAATGTTTGTTATGCTTCTAATGTCTATTTTGTGACTGATAGATAAccagagaaaataaacaagatgCACCtagttatgttttaaaataaagtttaataaaaaaaaatgtagtggTGAATAAACtggtttcattttattatttccttatatAATAGCATTCTCTCATGGGTCCCGAGGTACTTTCCACATCTCCCCAGGagatcttgaacccagagaacgGGGCTGTGTCTATTCCTCAACCACAACGCTGCTCTAAAAAAGTCTATCTCCCTTATGGGTGGGCCTAACCTGCTCCTGGCTAGTCTTGGCTCTCAGTCCAATTACTCTTAAAATAATCTGTGTGATTCCATTTCAGAGGTAGTTCTTTGAGTGGTATTTGGGTTTATACAGTCCTATGAGTTACTCTGGCAAACAAGGGATTTTATCCTCAAGCATTTCCCACATTCTTTGCTTTTCACAGGTGTTCTCCTTGTCATATGTATGAGATTATTCTGGGTGCTAAGGAAAGGTTGTGATTACATCATTTTATTCCAATATACAGCAAACTGGAAGAATGACTTCCATATCCTTTACAGTGAAGTTTCCTTTCTTATAAAGGTTGTGATTAAACTGAATTTAGATCATGTTGAACTGATAGTATATAAAATAACAGTAAGTTTTAGGGTaaaaaaatgttctaagttcaaatgaaatatctacataaatattttcatgtagAGGTGCATTGTTTCAAAACATTCTCTTTGTTTCTGGTACCTTATTAATAACTGGTAATAAAATGCCTAGCCCTGGTGCAACTCACACTACCGCATGCCCAAAATCTATGCCTCAGATtgtgtatgttttttatttcttgtatctTAAAAAGCTCTTTACTCCCCTGcctactcaaaaacaaaaacagaaaaacccaACAACCCAAAAAACAGCTCAGATCTCCAAAAGACAATGTGATAGAATCATCACTTATGAACCTCAGTATTTTCACATAAAATTAAAATCCTCTAAAATTCATGATGGGTGGTTTTCAAGCCTAATCACCATGCTAAAACAAACCCCAAGTGCAACGTTTGCTAATATTACCTTGCTTTGAGAAAGAAACTGTGATCAGGAAGTAAGGGGAGGTAGTCATTATGATTAAAACAAgtacattaaaatttttcaaatataattttatgcCACAAAGAAATAGGTAAAATGGGAAACAATCAGGAAGTAGGGAACCAAATCAGTGAAAGGATTATAGATTCAGAAGGGGCAGGGTAAGCAAAAAGCTACAGAATTCACTTAAGGAAGACTGTATAGGAGTTACATATAATGTGCAGAGTCTAGGTCCCCAGGCTTCAGGGTTTCCGTTACATTTATAGAACTGTCATTAATTTCcatctgtattagttttctaattctgctgtaacaaattaccataaactcaTGGCTCAAAAACAACCCACAAATTTGTTATCTTACAATTCCATAGGTCAGAAGTCCAGTAGAGGTCTCAATGGACTAAAACCAAGGTGTGGGCAGGCTGTGGTCCTTTCTGGAGCCTCTGGGAACAATGAGATTTCTGCTTATCTGGGATGTTGGCAGAACACAGGTGCATGTGGCTTTAGGACTGTGATCTCTGTTTCCCTGCTGGCTGTCAGTTGGGCACTGCCCTCAGCTCCTTAGAAGACACTCTCCAGTCTTAGCACATAGCCTCTATATCTCCCAGCCAGCAATAGGGTATCAAATCCTTTTCACAATGCCATATATCTGGCTTTTCTTGTCGTCACATCTTTCTTCCTATAGCTAAGAAAGGTTCTCCACTTTTAAGGACTCATGTAATTAAACTGGGTCCACCTAGGTAATCATCTCACCACAAGGTCTGTAACCATAATCAAATCTGTAAAGTCCCTTTTACCCTGTaaagtaaaacacacacacacacacacacacaggttctGGAAATTAGGGCATAGACATTTTGGGGAGAAATTATTCTACCAGTTTGCTATCTGACCCCCAAAGAGTCACATCAGTCTGACATGCAAACTCCATGCTTCACCCCATCCTAGAGCCCCCAAAGGTCTCATCCCATTATAGTATCAATTTAAAATTCAAGTCTCATCATTAGCTCAAAAATTTCATATCTCATCATGTAAATTATCTAAATTAGGAATGGGTGAAGCTCTGGGTATAATCCATGCTGGGGCACATTCCTCTCCATCTATGAAACCAGAAAACAAGTAACCTGCTCCTAAAATACAATGGTGGGAGAGACCAAAGATAATAGTTATATGTTCTGTttcaaaaggaggaaaaaaaggaagaaaaaaaggaaccaCCAGTCCCATGAAATTTTAAATCCAGCTTGGCACACTCCATTACAGATCAAGGCCTAGGGATAACCACCTGTGATGTACTCTCTGACCACAGGGCTCACAGCTCTGCTCTCTGGGCTGAAATCTGCTCTgagttgtcctttttttttcatgaaaagtaGCTAGTGTTTGAAGCTCAGAAGTTTTTCTCAGCCAGTTTTCTATGTGCAAAATGTTGGAGGTCCATCACCCTTTAAATTCATTCTGTCTCGTTAGGTCAAAGTTGGCAGTATTTCTGCCATTACAAAAGTTTCAAAACTTTGTGAGTTTCCCCCGTATGCCATAGGGATTGGGATTCACTCTATTAGACTAGAGGCTTGTCCACAGACTTTCCCTATCACCTATTTATGAGGTGACTGAGAAACAATGCCTTTAAGTTTCCCAGATATTCTCTGGTTTGACTGCGGGGACCTGAAAGTCACACCATTAATCTCTTCAAAGAGCTTTTTTTGTGACTGAATGTGATGACATTAGCAAAATGTTTTACAGCCACATTCTTGGCTTTCATGACACTGAATCTTTTTTTCCACATTTAATCCTGCCCTAAGTTATTAGCcaatgcaattttataagagaaaaaaaagcaagaaatcaAACAGCTTAAAATAGTATTAGCAAAGGCAGAGGAgggtaaatatttgtacattatCTTGACTTTGAACTATggacatattatatatttaaaacataaaattaaattgaaacttaaaaagctagaagcagacacagagtacAGGAACATACCCTGTGTACACCACTGAAGTCAAGTTGGCATAAGAGCCAATTATATCGTTATCAATTCAAtctcttaattttaatttctgcAATCAAGATAGGCTGAAAATTAGCCAATCTTCAAGTCCTTGCTCCTTTCTGTTTATTAGTTCTTCCTTAAATTTATCTCTTTCCATTCTCATTTGACTATAATTGGTAAGAAGAACCCAGAGCTCACTTTCAATACTGTTTGaaaatttcctcagctaaatagCAATATAAGGACTTGTATCTTGTCATTTGTAGCAGATTGACTGACTGATTGATTTTTAGACGACCAGGAAGTAATTTATTGGAGGGCACAGGTCAGGTGAGGGCAATGCTGGCAAAGCCCTCACAAGTATAGGGCCCTCCACTTGTCCAAGGGGTCATGACTGGGAATGTATTTCACCCCTGCAgctctatttttaatttaaaaattaaaaaatttatttttatatagccacccccttgcagcttgcttgttgtttgctctctgtatccattcgctgcacactcttctgtttTCACTTGtccccctttttttgttgtgtcaccttgccgaGTTGGCTCTCCACTGTGCTTGCGGGCTGGAggctctctgtggcatgcaggcgagcctgccttcacaaagaggctccaggacacaaacccagggcctcccatattgtatatgggagcccaaatgactgagtcacagccgcttccctgcagctttatttttaatagtcaAAACTGGAAATACAGAAGTGGATAAATTTTGGTATATCTGTATTAACAGAATACTATGATAACAATAAAGAGAATAAGCTATTCATGTGCACAACATGTTGGGTTAAAGACAACAGACAAAATAAACACTCTGTGATTTCACATACATGAAACTCTAGAAAAGGCTAATTTATCTTTAGTAAAAGTCAATCAGTGATTACCTAAGGGATGGGGGTTGAGAAGGGCAGAAAAGAGAGGATTATAAGAGGGCCACAGGTAATTTGATATAAGATTACAGTTGGCATTCATTACCATATCTAAGGTGATAGTTTCATAAGTGAATACACAAATCAATAACACTTAGCAAATGGCGCACTTTAAGTATGTACAGTTTATTGCATGTTGTCCTCAATAAAACTTGAACAAAATGATTCTACATAAAACACTTGTATTGGAAAACCATTTAGCAACTCTACCACTCCACTCCTAATGCCTTGGGAAAGCTACCTCTTCCTCTGTGGCAGGAAAAAAGGCCATTTCCCATAAGTCACCAGAAACTCTGGATACTATCAAAGTTACATTCCTGGTTTATATGATTTCTTCTTGCTAAGTCCCAGAGTTCCTGCCAGTGCAGCAAAGACATTAGGTAGACATTCCAGGAAGGGTATAAGAATCAGGAAACCTTTATATTCTTGGCTCTGCCAGCAATCTTGGCCAGGAAGAGATCCTGAGAATTTCTGTACACCCTCACCCTGTACAGCCATTGTGACCAGAGTATTTGTGGATATGCTTTGGGAGTGGGCAAACCCCCTCTACTCACACTCACTGTTTCTGTGCCAATTTTGGTTGCTTCCAGGAAAACGTGGAGACTGACAATTAACCAACTGCATATCAGATTCTGGCCATGAGGGCACACAGCACTTTGGCAGAACCTGAGGAAAAGCTTCCCTTCGGGAGTGCTGTGGAAATGGGACATCCTCTGGAAATAAAACACCCAAATCATGCTGCTCTCCAACAAACTGGAGGTATCCACAACTGCCTCCTCCTCAAGGTGATATCTGGGCCCTCAAATGACTTTGGAATCCAGACAAGATTAGGTCTGCAAAGTCTTGCATTCTTGCCTaagaagtttgttttttaaaagatttatttctccccatccccacccctggtgtttatgcttgctgtcttactctctgtgtctgtttgttgtatactcatcttcttttcaggaggtaccaggaatcaaacccaggactgggaggaaggcacccaattgctcgagccacctctgctccctgctggcaTCTCATTCTGTCAGAAATAGAAACTAACAtcaaaactggaaaaataacTCTTCCCTGGCAACCTGTTGTCCCATATGAGGCACACAAAGCTGGAAAGAACATAACTGTATTCTCAAACCAAAGAACCCCCCAAGATTAAAAGTGACTTGAACAACAAATAAGTCTATTATCACACAAACCAGAGCAATGTGAGGCAAGCAGTTTCCAGACAGAGTGACTTGGGGACTGGAAATATCCATCACAAAGCATCACTTGAGACCAAGAATGTCCACGAAGAAAAAAAACCCCTGCAAGCCATGACCAGAACACAGTTCAGGTGCTCTTGGCCAAAGATGGGTCATATCCACAATTATATCAATCAGAAGGGAGGAAATGAGTACTCCAATTAAACTCTGTTTTCTTAAGATTCCCTCCAGGGATTGATGAGAGAATACAAAGTTCTGCCTTACCTGAGGATGTTGAGATAATGTCATGATAGCTGATAAAGTTGACATGGTTTCAGGCACAGGTATTGCTGGTGACAACTCTGGCAAGAAACCTGAGCAGGCTAGAAAGTGCAGCTTATTTCCTGAAAGCACATCATACCTGGCACTCATTAGTGTGGATGTTCAGATATGAGGTTCAATATCTGACCAATGACTCCCTCTTGAAGGATAACCACAGAGCTTTGGATATGCTCTGCTGTGTTGAACAAGAAGATAATATAGCACATTCCCAGCACTCCTAAAGTCTTCTTCCAGCATGAATTTTCTGGTGCCTTACAAGGTGGGAGTTTaagctgaaggctttcccacattcactgcACTCATATGGCCTTTCCCCAGTGTGCACTTTTTTATGCCGAACAAGATGAGAGCTTCTGATAAAGTCTTTCCCACATTCGCAGCACACATAAGGCCTTTCACCAGTGTGAACCCTCTGGTGTGCCATAAGATCAGAGCTTTGGCTAAAGAACTTCCCACATTCAATGCACTCATAATGCCTTGCCTCAGAGTGAATCCTCTGATGTTTAATTAGATTGTATTTGTGGCTAAATGACTTCTCACATTCGCTGCAACTGTAAGGACTTTCTCCAGTGTGGATACTCTCATGCTGAACAAGTGTAGATTTGTGTCTGAAGACTTTCCCACATTCAGTGCACTTATAAGGCCTTGCTCCAGTGTGAACTCTCTGGTGTACAATAAGGTTGGAGTGATGGCTAAAATATTTCCCACATTCGCCACACTTATAAGGCATTTCTCCAGTGTGGATTCTCTTGTGTTGGAGAAGGTTGTCTTTGcggctgaaggctttcccacattcaccaCACTCATAAGGCCTTTCTCCAGTGTGGATTCTCTGGTGCTGAACAAGTGTGTCTTTGCGACTGAAAGTTTtgccacattcactgcatttgtaaTGCATTTGTCCCAAGTGAAAGGCCCTTTTCACTCTTGGTGTTCCTGGGTGTTTTCCTTTTGTGGTCGGTGGCCTCTGGATAGAGGCTACTTGAGCTAGCCAGGAAGTTCTAATTCCTCTTCACATGTAACAAGTTT is a genomic window of Dasypus novemcinctus isolate mDasNov1 chromosome 18, mDasNov1.1.hap2, whole genome shotgun sequence containing:
- the LOC101422690 gene encoding LOW QUALITY PROTEIN: zinc finger protein 134 (The sequence of the model RefSeq protein was modified relative to this genomic sequence to represent the inferred CDS: deleted 1 base in 1 codon; substituted 1 base at 1 genomic stop codon), yielding GWSDARCDSVRACGDPAGADLGTVVPGSSTLSPASHGYLRSTGGPDAGCWHGEEEEEAFSEQSTSVESISQVSTSKENSSIEIFHPCDICSPIFEDILHLTEHQGACHELKPYMCGACERQFWFRANLHHHQKQHNVEKLLREEGRSSFVKNYRACEELSHQKNLLHVKRNXNFLASSSSLYPEATDHKRKTPRNTKSEKAFHLGQMHYKCSECGKTFSRKDTLVQHQRIHTGERPYECGECGKAFSRKDNLLQHKRIHTGEMPYKCGECGKYFSHHSNLIVHQRVHTGARPYKCTECGKVFRHKSTLVQHESIHTGESPYSCSECEKSFSHKYNLIKHQRIHSEARHYECIECGKFFSQSSDLMAHQRVHTGERPYVCCECGKDFIRSSHLVRHKKVHTGERPYECSECGKAFSLNSHLVRHQKIHAGRRL